In the Solanum pennellii chromosome 5, SPENNV200 genome, one interval contains:
- the LOC107018561 gene encoding 3-ketoacyl-CoA synthase 6-like isoform X2: MPENSHSIKLSAGVISIDLARDILQQYPNSNAVVISTEILTPNGYLGKERSMLLTNCLFRMGGAAILLSNRKSDRDRSKYRLLHIVRTHKGADDKSFRCVQQQEDPEGKVGINLCIDLMQVAGEALKSNITTIGPLVLPASEQLLFLLTLMCRKLFKSNMKPYIPNFKLAFEHFCIHAGGRALIDELQNNLQLSTEHVEASRMTLYRFGNTSSSSLWYEMSYIEAKGRMKKGNRIWQIAFGSGFKCNSAVWKCNKTIKLPVDDHNPWADCIDRYPVDIPDVVRL, encoded by the exons ATGCCTGAAAATTCTCATTCAATAAAGCTAAG TGCAGGGGTAATATCCATCGATTTAGCTCGTGATATACTTCAACAATATCCTAATTCAAATGCTGTGGTTATTAGCACTGAGATTCTCACACCAAATGGCTATTTAG gTAAAGAGAGATCGATGTTACTTACAAATTGCCTATTCAGAATGGGAGGTGCAGCCATACTTTTGTCTAATCGAAAATCAGATCGGGATCGATCTAAGTATCGTCTATTACACATAGTCAGAACACACAAAGGTGCCGATGATAAATCTTTTAGGTGTGTACAACAACAAGAAGACCCTGAGGGGAAAGTGGGCATAAATTTGTGTATAGATCTCATGCAAGTTGCTGGTGAAGCATTGAAATCTAATATTACAACAATTGGACCACTTGTTCTACCCGCTTCGGAACAACTTCTCTTCCTTCTTACGCTCATGTGTAGAAAATTGTTTAAGTCTAATATGAAACCTTATATTCCGAATTTCAAATTAGCATTTGAACATTTTTGCATACACGCTGGAGGAag GGCGCTAATAGATGAACTACAGAACAACTTACAACTATCGACGGAGCATGTTGAGGCCTCGAGAATGACACTTTATCGATTCGGTAACACATCATCGTCGTCACTATGGTACGAGATGAGTTACATAGAGGCAAAGGGGAGAATGAAGAAAG GCAATAGAATTTGGCAAATTGCATTTGGGAGTGGATTTAAGTGTAACAGTGCTGTTTGGAAGTGTAATAAAACAATCAAGCTTCCAGTAGATGATCATAATCCATGGGCTGATTGTATTGACAGATATCCTGTTGATATTCCAGATGTTGTTAGGCTCTAA
- the LOC107018561 gene encoding 3-ketoacyl-CoA synthase 6-like isoform X1, giving the protein MPENSHSIKLRYVKLGYQYLVNNFLTFLLVPIMATILIQFLQSNPYELIKFYNSLSFTSIHLVCSLFLITYVTTCYIMSRPRTIYLVDYACFLPPITNRIPFASFMEHAHLILSTEPKSVRFQMKILERSGLSEETALPPAMHYIPPTPTMDLAREEAELVIFSAMDSLLAKTGLKPKDIDVLVVNCSLFSPTPSLSAMVINKYKLRSNIKSFNLSGMGCSAGVISIDLARDILQQYPNSNAVVISTEILTPNGYLGKERSMLLTNCLFRMGGAAILLSNRKSDRDRSKYRLLHIVRTHKGADDKSFRCVQQQEDPEGKVGINLCIDLMQVAGEALKSNITTIGPLVLPASEQLLFLLTLMCRKLFKSNMKPYIPNFKLAFEHFCIHAGGRALIDELQNNLQLSTEHVEASRMTLYRFGNTSSSSLWYEMSYIEAKGRMKKGNRIWQIAFGSGFKCNSAVWKCNKTIKLPVDDHNPWADCIDRYPVDIPDVVRL; this is encoded by the exons ATGCCTGAAAATTCTCATTCAATAAAGCTAAGGTATGTCAAATTAGGTTACCAATATCTAGTGAACAACTTTTTAACATTTTTGTTAGTACCAATTATGGCtacaattttaattcaatttcttCAATCAAATCCATATGAACTTATCAAATTTTACAACTCACTttcctttacttcaattcaCTTAGTTTGTTCATTATTCCTCATAACTTATGTAACAACATGTTACATAATGTCACGTCCAAGAACTATATACTTAGTAGATTACGCGTGTTTTCTCCCTCCTATTACAAATCGTATACCATTTGCATCCTTTATGGAACACGCACACCTGATTTTGTCAACTGAACCCAAAAGTGTTCgttttcaaatgaaaatacTTGAACGTTCTGGTCTTAGTGAAGAAACAGCATTACCCCCCGCGATGCATTATATTCCACCAACTCCTACTATGGATTTGGCTAGAGAAGAAGCTGAACTAGTTATATTTTCAGCTATGGATTCGCTTTTGGCGAAAACGGGGCTAAAACCTAAAGACATTGATGTCCTTGTTGTCAATTGTAGCCTcttttcaccaactccttcaCTTTCGGCTATGGTTATAAACAAGTATAAATTAAGGAGTAATATAAAGAGTTTTAATTTATCTGGAATGGGCTGTAGTGCAGGGGTAATATCCATCGATTTAGCTCGTGATATACTTCAACAATATCCTAATTCAAATGCTGTGGTTATTAGCACTGAGATTCTCACACCAAATGGCTATTTAG gTAAAGAGAGATCGATGTTACTTACAAATTGCCTATTCAGAATGGGAGGTGCAGCCATACTTTTGTCTAATCGAAAATCAGATCGGGATCGATCTAAGTATCGTCTATTACACATAGTCAGAACACACAAAGGTGCCGATGATAAATCTTTTAGGTGTGTACAACAACAAGAAGACCCTGAGGGGAAAGTGGGCATAAATTTGTGTATAGATCTCATGCAAGTTGCTGGTGAAGCATTGAAATCTAATATTACAACAATTGGACCACTTGTTCTACCCGCTTCGGAACAACTTCTCTTCCTTCTTACGCTCATGTGTAGAAAATTGTTTAAGTCTAATATGAAACCTTATATTCCGAATTTCAAATTAGCATTTGAACATTTTTGCATACACGCTGGAGGAag GGCGCTAATAGATGAACTACAGAACAACTTACAACTATCGACGGAGCATGTTGAGGCCTCGAGAATGACACTTTATCGATTCGGTAACACATCATCGTCGTCACTATGGTACGAGATGAGTTACATAGAGGCAAAGGGGAGAATGAAGAAAG GCAATAGAATTTGGCAAATTGCATTTGGGAGTGGATTTAAGTGTAACAGTGCTGTTTGGAAGTGTAATAAAACAATCAAGCTTCCAGTAGATGATCATAATCCATGGGCTGATTGTATTGACAGATATCCTGTTGATATTCCAGATGTTGTTAGGCTCTAA
- the LOC107018493 gene encoding 3-ketoacyl-CoA synthase 6-like has protein sequence MSQAQRSVSTLKCAKLGYQYVVNHFLTCLLLPIMAMVFVQAIQLSPEEISNLWNSIQFDFTKTVCSSLVVILVSILYFMSRPRGVYLVDYACYKPPLSLRVSFSIFMEHSRIILGSEPKSVEFQLKILERSGLGEDTCLPPAIHYIPPAPSLDTAREEAQMVIFSVMDSLFKKTEVKPKDIDILIVNCSLFSPTPSLSAMVVNKYKMRDNVKSYNLSGMGCSAGLISIDLARDLLRVHPKSIAVVVSTEIITPNYYRGKDRSMLLPNCLFRMGGAAILLSNKWWIDQRRAKYKLLHTVRTHKGSNDKSYNCVYETEDSEGKTGISLSKDLMAIAGEALKSNITSLGPLVLPPSEQLLFLLSLIGRKVFHTKLKPYIPDFKQAFEHFCIHAGGRAVIDELQKNLQLSAEHVEASRMTLHRFGNTSSSTLWYELSYIEAKGRMKKGDRIWQIAFGSGFKCNSAVWKCNKTIETPTDGPWSDCIHKYPVYIPETVKL, from the coding sequence ATGTCTCAGGCTCAGAGATCAGTTTCTACACTCAAGTGTGCAAAACTTGGGTACCAATATGTTGTGAATCACTTCTTGACATGTCTATTGTTGCCCATAATGGCTATGGTTTTTGTTCAAGCTATTCAACTAAGCCCTGAGGAAATTTCCAATCTTTGGAACTCCATTCAGTTTGATTTCACCAAAACAGTCTGTTCATCTCTCGTTGTCATCCTCGTGTCCATTTTATACTTCATGTCAAGGCCTCGAGGGGTTTACCTAGTCGATTATGCATGTTACAAGCCACCTTTGTCATTGCGCGTCTCCTTTTCAATCTTCATGGAGCATTCAAGAATCATACTTGGTTCAGAGCCAAAGAGTGTTGAATTCCAACTGAAGATTCTTGAGAGATCTGGTTTAGGAGAAGATACATGTTTGCCACCAGCAATTCATTATATCCCTCCTGCACCTAGCTTGGACACTGCCAGAGAAGAAGCTCAAATGGTGATATTTTCAGTTATGGATTCTCTTTTCAAGAAAACAGAAGTAAAGCCTAAAGACATTGACATTCTTATAGTGAACTGTAGCCTTTTTTCGCCAACGCCTTCTTTATCAGCAATGGTGGTTAATAAGTACAAAATGAGAGATAACGTTAAGAGCTATAACCTCTCAGGAATGGGGTGTAGTGCTGGGCTGATATCCATTGATTTAGCTCGTGATCTTCTCCGAGTTCATCCCAAGTCGATAGCTGTGGTTGTCAGCACAGAAATCATCACGCCGAATTACTACAGAGGCAAAGATAGATCAATGCTCCTACCAAATTGTCTGTTCAGAATGGGAGGTGCAGCCATACTGTTATCAAACAAGTGGTGGATAGATCAACGTCGAGCCAAGTACAAGTTGCTGCATACAGTGAGAACAcacaaaggatctaatgacaaaTCTTATAATTGTGTATATGAAACTGAAGATTCAGAAGGTAAAACAGGAATTTCCTTGTCAAAAGATCTTATGGCCATAGCAGGGGAGGCATTGAAGTCTAATATAACATCACTTGGACCACTTGTTCTTCCACCATCAGAACAACTTCTGTTTCTCTTGTCACTCATAGGCCGAAAGGTCTTTCACACGAAACTGAAACCATATATTCCAGACTTCAAACAAGCGTTTGAACATTTCTGTATTCATGCTGGTGGAAGAGCGGTGATTGATGAACTGCAGAAGAACTTGCAGCTGTCCGCAGAACATGTTGAGGCATCGAGAATGACTCTGCATCGATTTGGGAACACGTCTTCTTCAACATTGTGGTATGAACTGAGCTATATTGAAGCTAAGGGAAGGATGAAGAAAGGTGATAGAATTTGGCAAATTGCATTTGGGAGTGGATTCAAGTGTAACAGTGCTGTTTGGAAGTGTAACAAGACAATAGAAACTCCAACTGATGGACCTTGGTCTGATTGTATCCATAAGTACCCAGTTTATATCCCAGAAACAGTAAAGCTCTAG
- the LOC107018494 gene encoding protein FLX-like 3: MAGRNRMPRQPDNFRGFRDGPPPRGIMQRGPGPLPPHPSVLEEELELQHRDMQRLIAENRQVIDENVMLERELSAVKDDIHRLSQVIPKMRADNEAQLREYIERGMKLEADLRSTEPLRLEVIQLRAESQKLISLQKELSAQVQTLTNDTNRLQTENKQLSAMKTDIDKLQKELADARRQFEYEKKANTELVEQNQSMEKNLISMAREIEKLRADKVGRGLGVGAYDMMNGSPEMRYPGGAYGDPYSGGGWGSYDNRGPPRR, from the exons ATGGCTGGTAGAAATCGTATGCCCCGTCAACCTGACAACTTCAGAGGATTCCGTGATGGGCCACCACCACGGGGTATTATGCAGCGAGGACCAGGACCCCTCCCTCCTCATCCATCAGTCCTTGAAGAGGAACTAGAGCTCCAGCATAGGGACATGCAGAGATTAATTGCTGAAAACAGACAGGTGATTGATGAGAATGTCATGCTTGAAAGGGAATTATCTGCTGTAAAAGATGATATACATAGATTAAGTCAGGTCATTCCCAAAATGCGTGCTGACAACGAGGCACAATTACGAGAGTATATTGAAAGAGGAATGAAGTTAGAGGCTGATCTTAGATCTACAGAGCCTCTGAGGTTAGAGGTAATCCAATTGAGAGCTGAATCTCAGAAGCTAATTTCTTTACAGAAAGAGCTATCTGCCCAAGTTCAAACTCTTACTAATGATACTAATCGACTACAAACTGAGAATAAGCAACTATCAGCTATGAAGACTGATATTGATAAATTGCAGAAAGAATTGGCGGATGCAAG GAGGCAATTTGAATATGAGAAGAAAGCAAATACAGAACTGGTGGAACAAAATCAATCTATGGAGAAGAATCTCATTTCAATGGCTCGTGAAATTGAAAAGCTGCGAGCAGATAAAGTTGGACGGGGCCTTG GTGTAGGAGCCTATGACATGATGAATGGAAGCCCTGAGATGAGATATCCTGGTGGAGCATATGGTGATCCATACAGTGGCGGTGGTTGGGGTTCCTATGACAATCGTGGTCCTCCCAGACGTTGA